GCTTTCCTGGCGCCGTAGATCGTCTCGAGGATTTCGGACCGCCCCGAACCCACGAGCCCCGCGAGCCCAACGATCTCGCCCGCGCGAACGGTCAGGTCGACGTCGGAGAAGACTCCGGCCAGTGCCAGGTTCTGCACGTCGAGCACCACGGGAGCGTCTTGATCGAGATCGGTGGCCGGCGGGAAGACGTTTTCAACCGTACGGCCGGTCATGAGTTTGATCAGGTCGGCAGTCGGGGTGGAAGCGACGGGCAGGCTCGTGGCCACCGAGCGTCCGTCTTTGATGACGGTCATCCGGTCGCCGATCTGCCGGATCTCCTCGAGGCGGTGTGAGATGTAGATCACGGCGATGCCGGATGCGCTGAGCTCGTGCACCACTCGAAAGAGGTTCCGCACCTCCTGGGCGTCGAGCACGGCCGACGGCTCGTCCATGATGATCAGCTTGGTGTCGTGCGAGAGCGCGCGTGCCATGCTGACGATCTGTTTGTTCGCGGCGGAGAGGGTACCGACTTCGCGGTGAGGTGAAATCTTCGCGTGCCCGAGCCTCGCCATGAGTTGGCGGGCCATTCGAGTCGTCGTGCGCCGATCCGTTACGCCTGCCACAGCGTGTTCGTGACCGAGAAAGATGTTCTCCGCAACGCTGAGGCCGTCGACGACGTCGAGCTCCTGATACATCGTGGCGATGCCGAGCTGCAGCGCTTCCACCGGACTGGCGATCGCGATCGGTTCGCCGTGCCAGAGGATTTCACCACTGTCCGGCGGGTACACGCCGGAGAGAATCTTGATGAGAGTGGACTTGCCCGCGCCGTTCTGCCCGAGCAGGCAGTGCACCTCGCCGGGAGCACTTCGAGGTCGACGCCCTTGAGCGCTTGCACCCCGGCAAACCCCTTGGTCAGCGAGCGCACCGTCAGCAGCGGTTCGTCGGGAGCAGTTTTTGCCATGCAGACAACATAACAGGACAAATCATTAACTGCCAGACCGGGTATTGGCAGAATTGCTGAGATTCAGCGACAAATCGTTTGTTCACCGAAACAAACAATTACTTCGATCACTGCTATCACCTGGGTGTAATGAGGTGGCACATTCTCAAAATGCCTGATATGTTGCCTGGAACGTCAAAACGGATAGCTCGACCGGCACCGTGCATCAGGACCGGTTGATAGCTCCGCACCGGCAAGCAACAGCACCTGCACCAACCACAAGCGTCACAACACTTGGAGGAAACACAATGGTTCCATCACGCCCACAACGCCGCCGATTGCTCATGGCAGCCGGCGCAGCACTGTCCGTCGGGGCACTCCTGACTGCGTGCACGCCCGGGTCGGCTGACCCCGAGGCCGGCACGTCGAAAAGCCAATCGTCCGAGTCCGGCAAGTCCGGTGGCACAGTGACGATCGGGTTCTCCGGGCCCGCCGCAGACCACGGCTGGCTCGGCGCCATCAACAGCGCTGCGCTGAAAGCAGCGGAAGGCTTCGACGACGTGAAGCTTGTCGTGGCAGAAGGCACCAACGACGCGAGTCTGCAGATCAGCCAGGTTGAGACCTTCATCAACGACAAGGTCGACGCGATCGTGTTGCTGCCGACGGATGGTGCCGCGCTGACCGATGTGGCTATCAAGGCGATGCAGGCTGGAATCCCCGTCATCAACGTCGATCGTGAATTCAGCAGCACCTTTGCTGCACGCACGACCGTTCTCGGTGACAACTACGGCATGGGCGTCAGCGCCGGCACTTACATCTGTCACGAGCTCGACGGTAAGAAGAACGCCGTGGTCGCGGAGATTGCCGGTATCGACAGCCTGCCGCTCACCCAGGACCGCAGCAAGGGCTTCGCCGACGCATTGAAGGACTGTGGCCTCAAGGTCACTAACCGCGTAGCTGCAGACTTCACCGTGCAGGGCGGCGAGGCGGCGACTTCCCAGTTGCTCGCATCCGCTCCGAAGATCGACGCCGTCTGGAACCACGATGACGATCAAGGAATCGGCGTGCTTGCGGCCATCGACGCCGCAAACCGCGGTGAGTTCTTCATGGTCGGCGGTGCCGGCTCCAAGAATGCGATGGAAGCAATCAAGGCCGGTGACTCCGTGCTGAAGGCGACGGTCATCTACCCGTCGACGCAGGCTGCCGACGGGATTGCGCTGGCACGTCTCATCGCTCAGGGCCAGCACTTCGGTGACCTCGTTACGAAGGGTGTGCCGAACCGCGTTGTGCTCGACGCACCGGTCGTTACCAAGGAGAACGTGGACACATATATCGGGGCCGCATTCGCGTCCTAAACCCGTCGATGAAGGGGTGCTCATGTTTGCGCAGGAGCACCCCTTCTTCGTACCCACCCGCCGTCTGACCGGCCACCTACCCGACCGGCCGCCTACCCGACCGGCCGCTGCCCAACCGACACTGCCCAACCCGCCCTTCCCAACCCGCCCTTCCCAACCGACACTGCCCAACCCGCCCTTCCCAACCGGCCCTTGCCAACCCGCCCTTCCCAACCGAGGAGCTCAACATGACCAGACCAATCACCTTGTTCACCGGCCAGTGGGCTGACTTGCCCTTCGAAGAGGTAGCACGCCTGGCATCCGGGTGGGGCTACGACGGCCTGGAGATCGCCTGCTGGGGTGACCATCTCGACTCGACTCGGTGGAACGACGACGCGTACGTCGCCGGAAAACTCGCCGTGCTCGAGAAGCACAACCTCAAGGTCTTCACGATCTCCAATCACCTAACCGGGCAGGCGGTCTGCGACGACCCGATCGATGAGAGGCATCGCGGCATGCTTTCCAACGCGGTGTGGGGCCATGGCGAGCCGGAGGGCGTGCGTCGGCGTGCGGCCGAAGAGATGAAGAACACAGCCCGACTCGCCGCAAAGCTGGGTGTCAAGACCGTCGTGGGCTTCACCGGTTCGAGCATTTGGAAGTATGTTGCGATGTTTCCGCCGGTGTCCCAAGAACTCGTCGACGCCGGCTACGAGGATTTTGCTGCTCGGTGGAATCCGATCCTCGACGTCTTCGACGAGGTTGGTGTGCGTTTCGCCCATGAGGTGCATCCAAGCGAGATCGCCTATGACTACTGGACCACCGTGCGGGCGCTCGAGGCGATCGGACACCGCGAAACCTTCGGACTCAACTGGGATCCGAGCCATTTCATCTGGCAGCAGCTGGATCCCGTGGATTTCATTCTCGAATTCGCCGACCGCATTTACCACGTCGATTGCAAGGATGTGAAGCTCCGGCTGGGTAACGGCCGCAACGGTCGCCTGGGCTCTCATCTGCCCTGGGCTGATTTGCGACGCGGGTGGGACTTCGTCTCCACCGGCCGTGGGGACGTTCCGTGGGAGGCGAGCTTCCGAGCGCTCAACAGCATCGGCTACGACGGCCCGATCTCGGTCGAATGGGAAGATGCCGGCATGGACAGGTTGCTGGGGGCACCTGAGGCGCTCGAGTTCGTCAAGCAGAACGCGTTTGCCGCGCCCGAGGCCGCTTTCGACGCAGCTTTCAGTTCGCGGTGAACGGATAGTTGCGGGTGGCCGCGTCGAACCGCCGCGTCGAACCGTGGTAACCCCTGTGGAGCGCGGCCACACCGTGGAGGACTAACATTTATCCGGCTCATGTGCATTGCACGTCTCAGGGCCGTCTGAAGAGGTGAAATGATTGGCAACCAGGGCTGACTCGGGGTCACGGCAGCTGCGCCAGCGCAACACTGTCGACGATGTTCGCAAGAACAATCTCGCCATCGTTCTGGGCATCGCACACCTGTCGGGGCGGGTCTCCCGAGCCGAACTCACCCGGGCAACCGGCTTGAACCGTTCGACCATTGGTGCGCTCGCCGCGGAACTTGTCGAACTCGGCCTTGTCGAGGAGCACGATCCGGGGGCGCGTAGCCATGCCGGGCGCCCCAGCCCGATCATCGCCCCGCGCGATGATGTCGTGGCGATCGCCGTGAACCCGGAAATCGATGCGGTGACCATCGGGCTCGTGTCGCTTTCGGGCCGCGTCCTGAAGAGAATCCGGTACAACACGGCGCGGGTGCCCTCGGTGGAGGAGGTTGTCAACATCGTCGCAGCGGTCGTCGCGGGGATGCGCGGAGAACTCGACAGTTCGTTCCATACGGTCGGAGTCGGGGTAGCTGTGCCCGGAATCGTTCGCGAACGCACCGGGGAAGTCATCCTTGCGCCGCATCTCGGCTGGCACGACGTGCCGTTCGCGGAAATGCTCAGCGCGGCCCTCGAGCTGCCGGTGACCGCCGAGAATGACGCGTCGGCCGGCGTCATCGCGGAGAGCAGTTTCGGCGCCGGTCGCGCCGTGCGCAATCTCATCTATCTCAACGGCGGCGCGAGCGGGATCGGCGGCGGAATCGCCATCAACGGTGCGTTGCTGACCGGGGCGAGCGGGTATGCCGGCGAATTCGGCCATACCCTGGTGAATTCAGTTGGTTCGCTCTGCCATTGCGGTGCGACCGGATGCCTCGAAACCGAGGTCAGCAGAGCCCCTCTGCTGTCTGTTCTCGGTCTTGGCGACGCGGAGAGCGACAACCTTGAGGCACTTCTGCTCGAACAGTTCGCCCGCGCAGGCGGACCGAACGCCGAGGTGCGCGAACTGGTGCATCGACAAGTTGATTTTCTTGCCGTAGCGCTCAAAGACATCGTCAACGGGCTGAACCCGGAACTCGTGTTGTTCGGCGGGTTCCTCGGCACCCTCTATGCGGCGGCACCGCAGCGGCTGGAGGCTGCCGTGCGGGGCGCCTCGATCGTCGGCCCGCGCGACGATGTGCGATTTGCTCGAGCGGAACTCGGATTGGATCTGCTCATGGTCGGTGCCGCCGAGCTGGCTTTTGCGCCGTTGCTGGCGGATCCCGCCGGCGTGATGGGACCTGCCGTCGACACGGTCGCGGAGGCCTGACGCGGATGGCGCGGGTATTGGTGGTCGAACACGAGACCGATGCGGGCATCGGCCTGGTCGGCGAGCGGATGCGTGCGGCGGGCGTCGAACTGCACACCGTCGGCCCCGAGACGGCCGGCCCAAGCACCAGCCGCGAGATCCCGGAAACCGCAGACGGCTTCGACGGCGTCGTGGTGCTCGGCGGCCGACCCGGCCCGACCGATGACGAAACGGCCCCGTGGCTGCCGACCGTGCGCGCGTTGATGGCTCAGTGCTTGCGCGACGAGGTTCCGCTCCTCGGCATCTGCCTGGGCGCGCAGTTGCTGGCCGTCGCTGCGGGCGGCTCCGTCGATCGCATTCCGGCTGGCCCGGAGATCGGCCTCGGCGAACTCACCGTGACGGATGCCGGCGCCGACGACCCCCTGCTGCACGACCTTCCCGCACCCTTGCGTTCGCTTCAGTGGCACTCGCTCGAAGTTCAGGAGCTCCCCGCCGGCTCGGTGTCCCTCTGCACGAGCGACCACTGCGTGAATCAGGCGTTCCGGGTCGGCCCGGTCGCGTGGGGGCTGCAGTTCCACCTCGAAGCGCTCGCGGAGACTGCCGGGGCGTGGGGGAGCGACGACGGTGACACGCTGGCCTCGGTGGGCACGACATCCGCAGCCGTGGTCGCGACGATGCGACAGGCGGAGCCGACGCTGCGCACGATCTGGTCGACGGTGGCCGATCGATGGTCGCAGCTCGTGCTGTCAGTCGCCGAGCGCTGAACCGGCCGCCAGTCGGCCGCCAGACGGCCGCAGCCGTCTGTCGCGCGTTCCCTCAGCGCGCGCGCTCCTTCGCGACCGCTTCGCGCACCCCGGGTGCGACCTCGCGTGCGAAGTACTCGATGGTCTGCGCGTCGTCGGCTGCCAGGATGAAGCCGGAGATGCCGTAGTCCACACTCATGCCGGTCAGCTCCTCCACCCACTGTGCGGGAGGGCCCTGCAAGAGTCCGCCGTTGGTCGCTTCGAAGGCGCCGCCGATGTTGAGCAAGCGCCGGATGGCGCGTGGGGAGCGACCCGCAGCATCCGCCCCCTCGTCGATGTGCGCGTTCAACGCCGCCAAGTCGGCGGGTCCGCCTTTCAGATAGCCGAGCGAGGGCAGCCAGCCGTCTGCCGCGCGACCGGTCATCCGCAGAATGCGCGGCTTGTATGCGCCCACCCAGATGCCGATGTCGTGGGCGGGGGTCGGCCCGCGCTTGGCTCCGTCCACCGTGTAGTACTCGCCCCTGATGTGAACACCACCCGGCTGGTCGGCTCGCCAGATGTCACGGATGATGCTGATGCCCTCTTCGAGGGCCTCAACCGATTGCCCTGGGGTCAGCCGGCGACCGCCCATGGCCACGATGGCATCCCAGAAGCCGCCGGCACCGAGGCCGAGTTCGAGCCTGCCGCCGCTGAGCAGGTCGAGACTGGCAGCGCTCCGGGCAAGCAGGGCCGGCTGCCGCAGCGGAAGGTTGGCCACGTTCGGGCCGAGATGGATGCGCCCGGTGAGCGCCGCCACAAACGACAGCAGAGTCCACGTGTCGTGGAAGCGCGGCTGATACGGGTGGTCCTGGAAGGTCACCAGGTCGAGGCCTGCGCGGTCCGCGACCGTTGCCAGCTCGACGGCGTGCAGCACGGGCTTGTTCATCGGGGTGATGAAGACCCCGAATTGCAAATCGTGTCCGTAGTCGGTCATGATGTCGTCCTCATCTCATCTCGCGCCGTGACGGCGGGCTCAGACCAGCAACTGATGCTTTGCGAGGTCGCGGTACAGGGGTGTCGAGACCACAAGTTCCGAGTGCGTCCCGACCCCGATGACCTCGCCGTGGTCTAAGACGACGATCTGGTCGGAGTCGACGACGGTCGACAGTCTGTGTGCTATCACGATCAGCGTTCGATCGACAGCCACAGCATCGATCGCCTCACGCATCAACTGCTCATTTCTGCCGTCCAGGCTCGAGGTCGACTCGTCCAGAAGCAGGATCGGAGGGGCTGCCAGCAGCGCTCGGGCGATCGCCAGGCGCTGACGTTCACCGCCGGAAAGCATGATGCCACCCTCGCCGACCGGTGCGGCCAGGCCCGCCGGGTTGCGTTCGAGCACCTCGGTCAGATTCACGGCATGCAGCACATCGATGCACTGCGCATCGGTCGCGTCTTCTGCGGCGAGCGTGAGATTGTCGCGCAGGCTGCCGGCGAGCACGGGCGCGTCTTGCTCCACGTAGCCGATCTGTGCCCGCAGCGCCGTGCGTTCGAGCGTGCGGATGTCCAACCCGCCCAAACGCACCACCCCTGACGCCGGATCGTAGAACCGTTCGATCAACGCCAAGATCGTGCTTTTCCCGGCACCGGATGGCCCGACCAGCGCCGTGCGCTTGCCTCGCGGTGCCTCGAACGTGACCCCGCGCAGCACCGCAGTGTGCTGGCGTTCGCGGCTCCGGCGCGGTGCGCCCGTGACCGCGTCGCGATTCGACCGGGTTGACCCGATGCCGGCAGCCTCCTCGGCCTCCGCGACGATGTCGTGTCCTTCGAACGCGGCGACGGAAGACGCGGCGACGGAGTCGGCGGCGACGGAATGGGCGGCGACGGAAGCTACGGCGCTGGAAGCTACGGCGCTGGAATCTACGGCGCTGGGGCTGGCATCGGCGAGCCGGGCGGGCGCATCCGCGGCGGCATCCGCAAGCGGCTTCGCGGGCGCCGCGTATGCGAAGTGGACGTTCTCGAGTGCGATCGCCGCTGTATGAGGATTCACGGAGCCGTTCGCCGGTCCGACGATGATCGCCACATCGGGTGCGATGGCGCGATCGAACTGGCTTTCGCTCGGCAAGTCGACGATCTCCTGGATGCGGCCGAGCGCCCCCAGTGCGGCGTTCACACTCGTGACCGCGCCGAACGCTTGGCCCAAGGGCAGGATCATCATGAACAGGAACAGAATGAACGCCACCAGGTTCGCGACCGTGATCGCGCCGCTGGCGACCCGGTAGCCGCCGACGCCGAGCACGACCAGGAACGACACCTGCATCGCGATCCCGGCCACAGGCACGACGAGAGCCGAGATTTTCGCGACCTGGATTCCCATCTTCCACGCGCCGAGCGCGTCGGCGTCGACGCCAGCGATCTCGCGCTCGGTTGCGCCGGCCGCGCGGATGGTGCGCACCGCGGTGATCGCACGCTCGACGGATGCCGCCAGGTCGCCGACCTTTGTCTGCGCCTTCAGGCTGGCCACCCGGATGCGACGGGACAACGTCACCACGACGACGATTGAGACCGCGATCACGAGGACCGTCAGGCCGAGTAGCACGGGGTCGATGATGAGCATCGCGACCAGGGCGCCGATGAACGTCAGTGAGCCGCCGATCGCCTCGACCAGACCCTGGGTCAGTACCGCGCGCAGCAGTGTGGTGTCACTGCCGACGCGGGAGACGAGATCGCCGGTGCGGCGAGTGTCGAACTCGCTGATCGGCAGGTTCAGCATCCTGCCGACCAGCCGGCGGCGTGAAGAGAGCACCACGCCTTCGCCCGTGCGTTGCAGCAGGTAGTGCTGGTAACCGGAGATCAGCCCAGAGATGATCACCAGGGCGATAAGCGCCCAGACGAGCCCGCCGAGCGGGTTTCCGGCCTGCACGATCGAGATCACCTGACTGACCAGGAGCGGCTGGGCAAGGCTCGCGGCGGCGCCGAGCACGCTCAGCACGACGACGACGGCCAGCACGCCCTTGTGTTCGAACAGGTACGGCAGCAGCTGGCTGAACTTCGCGCGCGGCCCGGCCGGGCTTTCGGCGCGGCGGCGATGCGACGCGCGAGGAGCGGTCGATTGGCTCATAGGTCTTCTTCGTGTTCTCTCGGGGCGGAACAATCTCTCGGGAGCGCAGCAGTGTGTCGGGGGAGTGGAAGTTGCCGCTGCGCCGCGTCGCGTTGGAGTGCGACGGCAGTACCATTATCGTCACGGGACCTCCGGGAAACCCGACGGATGCCGATCGCAGCCGTTGCGGGGGTTGCAGATCCGACGACGAGGAGAACACCGGCGTGAATGAGGTCATCGGTGCTGTCTTGCCCAGTGCGTTGGCGATAGCGCTCAGCCCGGTTCCGATCATCGCTGTGATTGTGATGCTGCGTTCTCCCGACGGCAAGGGAAAGAGCGTCGCGTTTCTGATCGGATGGCTGTTAGGCATCCTTATCGGCGTCGTCGCGTTCACCGCGTTGGAGTCCATCATCCCGGCCACCTCTCCTGCAGCAGCGCCCGTCATCTTCGGTGTCATCGCGGTCGTGATCGGCGTCGCGCTGGTGCTGCTTGCAGCCGGTCAGCTTCGCACCCGGCCGGGTGAAGGTGAAGAAGCCGGACTTCCGGGTTGGCTGAACGCGATCGACTCCCTGACGGTCGCGCATGCCGGAATATTCGGTCTGGTGTTCGCGGTCGCCAAGCCGAAGAATCTTCTGCTTCTCATCTCAGGCGGGCTGATCATGGGCGCCGCGGGCCTTGAGTTCTGGCAGTTGGCGATCAGCACGAGTGTTTTCGTGATCGTTGCGGCGTCATCTGTGCTGATTCCGGTGATCGCCTATCTGATCGCGGCGTCGAAGCTCGACGGGCCGCTGGAGAATTTGCACGAGTGGCTGGTCGCGCATAACTCCGCACTCATCGCTTCCGTCATGTTCATCGTGGGCATCGTGCTGATCGGCGCGGGTATCAGCGCGTTCTGAACGGACGCACGCGGTGCCGAGTGCGCGGTGCCGGCCACCGGCATCCGCTGCGATTGTCGGGGGCGACGACTACAGTTTTGAACTGTGTCAGCGCCCGTCATCACCGCCACAAACCTCGTCAAGAAGTTCAAAGACTTCGCCGCCGTCGACGGAATCTCCTTCGAGGTCGCACCGGGGGAGTCGTTCGGCTTGCTCGGCCCCAACGGCGCCGGAAAGTCCACGACGATGCGCATGGTCGGCGCCGTTTCCACGCGAAC
The Rathayibacter sp. SW19 DNA segment above includes these coding regions:
- a CDS encoding LLM class flavin-dependent oxidoreductase, with the protein product MTDYGHDLQFGVFITPMNKPVLHAVELATVADRAGLDLVTFQDHPYQPRFHDTWTLLSFVAALTGRIHLGPNVANLPLRQPALLARSAASLDLLSGGRLELGLGAGGFWDAIVAMGGRRLTPGQSVEALEEGISIIRDIWRADQPGGVHIRGEYYTVDGAKRGPTPAHDIGIWVGAYKPRILRMTGRAADGWLPSLGYLKGGPADLAALNAHIDEGADAAGRSPRAIRRLLNIGGAFEATNGGLLQGPPAQWVEELTGMSVDYGISGFILAADDAQTIEYFAREVAPGVREAVAKERAR
- a CDS encoding GAP family protein → MNEVIGAVLPSALAIALSPVPIIAVIVMLRSPDGKGKSVAFLIGWLLGILIGVVAFTALESIIPATSPAAAPVIFGVIAVVIGVALVLLAAGQLRTRPGEGEEAGLPGWLNAIDSLTVAHAGIFGLVFAVAKPKNLLLLISGGLIMGAAGLEFWQLAISTSVFVIVAASSVLIPVIAYLIAASKLDGPLENLHEWLVAHNSALIASVMFIVGIVLIGAGISAF
- a CDS encoding ABC transporter ATP-binding protein; its protein translation is MSQSTAPRASHRRRAESPAGPRAKFSQLLPYLFEHKGVLAVVVVLSVLGAAASLAQPLLVSQVISIVQAGNPLGGLVWALIALVIISGLISGYQHYLLQRTGEGVVLSSRRRLVGRMLNLPISEFDTRRTGDLVSRVGSDTTLLRAVLTQGLVEAIGGSLTFIGALVAMLIIDPVLLGLTVLVIAVSIVVVVTLSRRIRVASLKAQTKVGDLAASVERAITAVRTIRAAGATEREIAGVDADALGAWKMGIQVAKISALVVPVAGIAMQVSFLVVLGVGGYRVASGAITVANLVAFILFLFMMILPLGQAFGAVTSVNAALGALGRIQEIVDLPSESQFDRAIAPDVAIIVGPANGSVNPHTAAIALENVHFAYAAPAKPLADAAADAPARLADASPSAVDSSAVASSAVASVAAHSVAADSVAASSVAAFEGHDIVAEAEEAAGIGSTRSNRDAVTGAPRRSRERQHTAVLRGVTFEAPRGKRTALVGPSGAGKSTILALIERFYDPASGVVRLGGLDIRTLERTALRAQIGYVEQDAPVLAGSLRDNLTLAAEDATDAQCIDVLHAVNLTEVLERNPAGLAAPVGEGGIMLSGGERQRLAIARALLAAPPILLLDESTSSLDGRNEQLMREAIDAVAVDRTLIVIAHRLSTVVDSDQIVVLDHGEVIGVGTHSELVVSTPLYRDLAKHQLLV
- a CDS encoding type 1 glutamine amidotransferase — translated: MARVLVVEHETDAGIGLVGERMRAAGVELHTVGPETAGPSTSREIPETADGFDGVVVLGGRPGPTDDETAPWLPTVRALMAQCLRDEVPLLGICLGAQLLAVAAGGSVDRIPAGPEIGLGELTVTDAGADDPLLHDLPAPLRSLQWHSLEVQELPAGSVSLCTSDHCVNQAFRVGPVAWGLQFHLEALAETAGAWGSDDGDTLASVGTTSAAVVATMRQAEPTLRTIWSTVADRWSQLVLSVAER
- a CDS encoding sugar ABC transporter ATP-binding protein, which produces MHCLLGQNGAGKSTLIKILSGVYPPDSGEILWHGEPIAIASPVEALQLGIATMYQELDVVDGLSVAENIFLGHEHAVAGVTDRRTTTRMARQLMARLGHAKISPHREVGTLSAANKQIVSMARALSHDTKLIIMDEPSAVLDAQEVRNLFRVVHELSASGIAVIYISHRLEEIRQIGDRMTVIKDGRSVATSLPVASTPTADLIKLMTGRTVENVFPPATDLDQDAPVVLDVQNLALAGVFSDVDLTVRAGEIVGLAGLVGSGRSEILETIYGARKATSGTVAVSGRPVTAGSVPSGVMAGMGLSPEERKSQGLILDEPIYRNVTLASFARWAKAGFVNEKAEREIAHEQLVALELRPADPERVTRTLSGGNQQKILLARWLVHGTRVLLLDEPTRGVDVGARAEIYALIRQLADDGTAIVVVSSEIDEVLGLSDRVLVIAEGRVIHTSRADAIDEHDVLDLVMKGAHV
- a CDS encoding substrate-binding domain-containing protein, with translation MVPSRPQRRRLLMAAGAALSVGALLTACTPGSADPEAGTSKSQSSESGKSGGTVTIGFSGPAADHGWLGAINSAALKAAEGFDDVKLVVAEGTNDASLQISQVETFINDKVDAIVLLPTDGAALTDVAIKAMQAGIPVINVDREFSSTFAARTTVLGDNYGMGVSAGTYICHELDGKKNAVVAEIAGIDSLPLTQDRSKGFADALKDCGLKVTNRVAADFTVQGGEAATSQLLASAPKIDAVWNHDDDQGIGVLAAIDAANRGEFFMVGGAGSKNAMEAIKAGDSVLKATVIYPSTQAADGIALARLIAQGQHFGDLVTKGVPNRVVLDAPVVTKENVDTYIGAAFAS
- a CDS encoding sugar phosphate isomerase/epimerase family protein translates to MTRPITLFTGQWADLPFEEVARLASGWGYDGLEIACWGDHLDSTRWNDDAYVAGKLAVLEKHNLKVFTISNHLTGQAVCDDPIDERHRGMLSNAVWGHGEPEGVRRRAAEEMKNTARLAAKLGVKTVVGFTGSSIWKYVAMFPPVSQELVDAGYEDFAARWNPILDVFDEVGVRFAHEVHPSEIAYDYWTTVRALEAIGHRETFGLNWDPSHFIWQQLDPVDFILEFADRIYHVDCKDVKLRLGNGRNGRLGSHLPWADLRRGWDFVSTGRGDVPWEASFRALNSIGYDGPISVEWEDAGMDRLLGAPEALEFVKQNAFAAPEAAFDAAFSSR
- a CDS encoding ROK family protein, producing MATRADSGSRQLRQRNTVDDVRKNNLAIVLGIAHLSGRVSRAELTRATGLNRSTIGALAAELVELGLVEEHDPGARSHAGRPSPIIAPRDDVVAIAVNPEIDAVTIGLVSLSGRVLKRIRYNTARVPSVEEVVNIVAAVVAGMRGELDSSFHTVGVGVAVPGIVRERTGEVILAPHLGWHDVPFAEMLSAALELPVTAENDASAGVIAESSFGAGRAVRNLIYLNGGASGIGGGIAINGALLTGASGYAGEFGHTLVNSVGSLCHCGATGCLETEVSRAPLLSVLGLGDAESDNLEALLLEQFARAGGPNAEVRELVHRQVDFLAVALKDIVNGLNPELVLFGGFLGTLYAAAPQRLEAAVRGASIVGPRDDVRFARAELGLDLLMVGAAELAFAPLLADPAGVMGPAVDTVAEA